The Fulvia fulva chromosome 11, complete sequence genome segment ATCAATCGTTTCAATCAGTTTCCGGAGCTTCGCGACCTCTCGGCAAGAACCGATGTCCCCTCCTGGATGAAGATCATTCGCCATGTACAGACTGTCGATGATCTGAAAGACTTGCAGCGGGACGAAGAGAAGCAAGAAAAAAAGGATGGCACAGTAAACTTCAATAACCTGAGACAGTACGACCCTGAAAGCAACGACAAGCAGACCAAGAATACAATTGAGTTTCGTCAACATGCGGGTACTCTGCGTGGACCTGAAGTCATTGCTTGGACTCGGTTGCTAGTAAGTCTCATGACATATTGCAACGATACTCCCGAAGACGAAGTTGACGGACTCTGCATGAAAGCCTGGTCTGACCCGTCCTGGACCGCCTTGGACCTCATGAAAGCCATCGGTATGTCTGAAAGCTCAGACACTTACAAGCACTACAAACACGTCCTGGGCTTCTATTCGAGAAGTGAGCCATATGCTGACATTGTGAGAGAACAAGAGATCAAAGATCTGAGGCTACATGGACCGTGTTACTTTTTCGCTGATATGATGCAGATGAACATTGACAGACGACACAAACGTAATAGTCGTGCTGAGGTTGAGAAACGTATTGCTGAGAAGTTCAGGAAGGGTTCTTATGGGCAGTACTCTGCGGAGTATTTGAAGCAGCTGGGGCCGATGGCTTCACCATCGGCGATGCCGTCGAAACGACGCGGGCGATTGCTGAAGAGCATGCGGATTGCCATCAGTTCATAGAAGTTCAGTACGCGCTCTTATTCAAGATGCAAGAAAGCGACCCTATGATGATTCACCGGCGGAAGCTTCAGCAAGTTGCCGACGAGGAACGTACAGCTCGTCGTGAGCAGCGGCGTGTTTTTGAGCAGCAAAGAGTTATCGGAGCGAGGAAATGCGGACGGAACATGTGAGGATGTTGAGGAGCCATCAACAGCGGTATCAGGAAACCGAGACTCGGATCATGAAGAAATTGAGGGTCAATTGGTACCTGAAGGAGATGAGCAGAGCGAGGAAAAGGCGAAAGAGGCTCAAGACAGCGAAGGGACAGCATTTCTTGCTGAACAATACGCCTGATCTACCCGATGCGCTCATCTTTGATACCTTCATGACTGGTGGATATTCCTGTACTTATCTTAGCCTGGGTGAAAGTTTTTAGCAACAGTGGAGCGCTTAACAATTCAATGTTGAACCTACGTGGTTGAATATCGGAATCAAAACGTGAATGGTTGTCGTGAACGGTAAGTGAATGTGATTACATCGCGGCAAATCCTGTTCTCGTCTCATTCATCAGCGCACATGACGTTCCTCAAAATCGGGTCCGTGCCTGCTTGCGTCTCTTGTATAAGTATTTGTAATCTTCCACTTCTCTCGTTACCAAGCTTCTCTCACACTCGAACACAAGAAGCAAGATGAACACTCTCAAAGGTGCGGTGACTACAATGGTGTCCAGTGGCGCTTCCAAAGCTGCACCCGACCCCGGTCCAAGGAATGCAGTTTCTCGCGAGCGATGCCTCGAAATCATGTATGCTGGCGATCCACTCGGCTCCGAGCGCAAATCTGTCCTCACCGTAGACTACAACACGACCAAGAAACTCATCGACAGCCAGAAGCGCAGAAGATGGATAAAGCACTGCAAGATGCGCGCACACACACTGCTACTCTCAAGACTCACCTCGACCGTCTCTGGAAGATCATACCACCTGCTAAGCACGTCTCCGAAGAGTCCGCCGCCAAAGCTCAGCAGGTCTTCGACACGCccgagcttctcgaggacATTATCTCGTACCTCAACACACCTGGAAAGCTCAAGGTGATGGGAGTGCAGCGCACTTGGCGGAACACTATCCTGGGCTCGACTCGATTGCAGAAAGCAATAGGTCTTCTTCCTTACGACGACGGCATCTACTACTCGCCATTCTCGAAGCGCTTCTATGGCGGTACATACAGTCTGTTGAACCAGAGAAACTTTGGGTGGGGATTAGGTGGCAATAATATGCCTGGCGGTACCTACGACGACTCAAACGGCAACTTCAGATGGGACGAGGATTCTGAGTACTCCTTCTGGACTATCAACCATATGCCAGTCACCGAAGATCCCACAAAGCTCGAGATTAACATTGAGTGGACCACCAGTATGAAGCTTGGCTCTCGGATCGAGTCCATGCTGATCTGTGATCCACCTGTCAAGAATATCTCGGCCATGACGCGTTGTGCATATAACTGCGACCAAGTCGGCAACAGTTATCATCCTAGTAGAGCCCGGTACGGACTCACATCATCCTCTTCCGTCGGCTTCACCCTTGGCGAGCTACATCAAGTCTCAAAAGAGATCATTGCAAAGCACCCCAATTGCAGATGCCACGGAGTAATCTTCGAAACTACAGTTCCACTTCTGAAATCTGATCCCGTCCTGATCCATCGCCGTTCGCTCGAGCAGCGCGCTCATGAGAAGCGCATTCTCCGCCGTGAAAAGCGACGTCTGCGCCGAGAAGAAGAGAGTGCCAGAGATCGAGAAGCCCAGCAAGCACTAGTACAGGAGGAGGTGGAGAGGTACCCGTCTCATGACCACGAAGCTGGATACTCCGACGACGAGGACCTGAGACTGGGTTATAGCAATGGGCCGGAGTCAGAGGACGATGATAAGGGAGACTACGAACAGAGGACATCCCAAGAGCGAGACCACGAGCAGCCTTCGTCCCCAGCCTCACGACCACAAGCACGTCTCGAGTTCCATCGTCCCCAGACACAAACGATTTCAGCTACCGGCCCGGACAGAGAGGCTCTCGGTCCACGTCGATCAGCAGCTCCTCCTCAGTACTCACCCACCTCACCAGAATACTCACCTACTTCACCGGGATGGCAAACCAGATCACCGCAATACTCACCAACTTCTCCGCAGTATTCGTCAGCCTCACCGCAGTACTCGCCAACTTCTCCACAGTACTCGCTCACTTCACCGGCACTCGCACCGATATCTCCACGATACTCTGCAACATCGCCACGCCACGAGTCAAGCAACGAGGAAGAGGTGGAACGTGAGCATTCAACATTCCGTATTTTCACTGAGGAGGAGCTGCTAGACATGTAGGCTTGGGCAATGCATCTATCGAAGGAGCAACGGTGGTGATGGGACATGAACGCCTTCGAGGAGAATGTCGACTGGTTCTGTATACGCTTCGCCATTGGCCAAGGAGTAATGAATGGGATAGAGTGCTTTCTAAGCACGGATGATGTACGTATCATGGCATAAGCTGGTATTGCACGACTTCTCAGCTTCCCAATTGTCAACGGTTGACCAATTTGAATATTGTGAACTTACCCCTTGTTGAAAGTCTCAGTTCAGCCCCTTCACTATATCATCGAAAGTTGTGCCGTGAGATACAGGTCATCGGCATAGAACCTGTCGACTCCCAGCCTCTCAAGTACCCACCCGATCCAATATCCAGAGGGGAGATTCCCTACGGAAGACCATCAGTACATGCGATCCGCAAATTGTGTATTACATCGACCTACAGTACGTCAATCTCAGCCCCGCATCGTGAACCACCTTTGCCTGCTTGCTGACGGGATTGTCGCCGCCATTCATCGCAGCGCCAAGCCAATCGAACCCTTCCACTGTTGTCCAGTCCTGCGAGGCGTAGAACGAGTTCAGGCTCGTGTATTTGGAGTCCCAGTGGTCCGAAGGTGCGCCATAGAAGACATCTCGGTTTGGATTGTCATCATCTGAGTCGATACGATCGAATGGAGCTGACCCGCCGAGCACAATTGTCACATGCTTCTGGACGAATTCGCCAGACTTAGAGGTGCTGAGATATGCACCATCGCGTAGTGGCTGCAAAGCTTCCAGAACTACGCCAAACAATTCCGGTTCGGATGACTTGAAATCGACCACCAGCGTAACGCTCTGGCCAGGCCGAGCAGGGTACAGCATGATGGTGCCCGGCTTGTCGTCGTTATTGTGATCGAGGATTGCTCGCAGTGGGTGGATGTACTGTGCGGACAGCGATCTTCCTGCCTGAGGACTGTCGTGGCCAATGATCGCGTCGCCTTCAAGAAGGTGGACATCTGCTTCGAATGAGATGCAGCCGGCACTCATTGCCAGGAAGAGAGGTATGCTGCGGTCGTAGTCGTTGTGACTGTGGCATCGTGTTGGTTTGATGTCATTCAAAGAGTCTAAGGGCCATGGATCGAGTGAAGGCCCAGAGCCTTTGTTGGGTGTCTGGGGAGTCAGCGTGCCAATGAAGATCCTATTCACCGCGGGCTCTTCGGGTGGTACTTCGCCGCCAAGTGCGGTGTACGATTGCTCTTCGTTGCCGACTTCGAAAGTTCCACCTTTGGTGTCGTGATTGATGGAGCCTGAGCACTTTCCGCCTTCTGCTGAGAGTGCTAGGAAGTATTTTGAACACTTCTCGGCTGGGAGTCTATCAGTACCAGGTCCTCAGTAGGTAGCATACTGATACGTACCTGTTACCTCGTGACCTGGACTTGCCTGGTCCTTGTTAAGAATTTCGACTGAGATGTGGTGGGTTTTCTGACTGGCATTGAACAGCAGACTCAAGACAATACTTACAGTAAGCGAAGCCTTGAACACCGTAAATCGAGGCATCTTTACCGCCGTTCAAGTACACTTCTGTGGCCATAGAAAGATGTTCGTCAGGCATGACGGTATGTCCGTCCGCCGCGTCGCAGAACCTCTGAACAGCGCTGTCATATCCAGGACGGATATCGGTGCCGTTGCCGATGGAGATCTCGGATGCTGGCATCCATTGCGGGCCACATGTTGAGATTGCGTCGGTGGTCTGATGCTCGAGAGGTGCGCATTGGATGCGTGCGATCATCTGATTGATATCAGCGGAAGTCTGCAAGAGCCCATCATGCCTTGTACCAGTAATGCTGTCAACTTCGCAAGAGTGGCCGTGGTGCTTGTCGTATGGGTGTCCAAGTCGCTGTTATCTTGCAGCGGGCCTGATGTGGATGGTCGTTGTGTTGTGTGGAAGATCAAGATGAGAAGGTTGCAGGTAGGCGTTGCTTTTGAGATGACCATCGCCCCTTCTGCAAGCACATGACCCGCGGACCAGCCGCGGACCAGTGATGTTGCAGTGAAGTCTCCTAAGCGGTCGTTCACATGGCCTCATCACGTTACCGCGAGCTCCACGTGAGACGCTCACGACCATAACGCTAGCGACAGAGACACAGCACCGGACGCACAAGCGCCGCAGTGTATCATCAATTGCTTCGTTGATATCCCATTGTTAGGTGAGCCTCTCCACCAGTCATCCCCATGCTCCATGAAGAGACACCACCAGAGGCGAAGGAAGACCATCATGAAACCCGCACTGAAAAGTGCAAGCCATCCGACATACCAGCCGTACCGTTGCACCTCGTCGATGCCCTTCAGGAAGTACACAAAGGTGTTCGCCGTAGTAATGGCGACACTCCCTTTCATGAACACCAGGACAAGACGATCATTACAGCTGAAGAGTGGCATGCGACACATCGGGCATGCTGTTTGATACGCCTTGCCCATGAGGTCCAGGCATAGTAGACAAAAGCGATGGCCGCAAGATAGCTCGGTAAGGCGTTGATCGCTGTCCAGGCAGATTTTGCATTCATCTTCGTCGTCTTTAGGCTCGACGGTTTGAAGCCCGCGCATGAAAGTCGTGTGGCTTGGCAGCTTCAGGGAGCTGAAGGAGCCCGGAATGCAGGTGAATACGGTGTACCCGACAGCGAGGCTGAGAGCCAGTAGTGGTAGTCGAAGGTAGTACAAGTTGAGGCATCCTGCCCAGGCATTGATGTCTCCAATGCGCTGTTGCCATGATCTACCTCGCCAGAAGATGAAGGGTAGACATAGAACGGCGATGGTCAGGGCGTGTATGAAGGGCAATAGGTCTTCGTATGGCTGTTTTCGGACTCTGAAAGTCACAGGACTGATCTTGTGTCTTTCCATGGTGTCCAAGGATGGTTGGGTGTCGTGATGGCTATGTTATGCCTCTAACTAGCCAATTAGCAGGCCTAGGCGGAATGTCGAAGTCTGGGACGAAGGTGTGTAGGCGTTATCTGGCTTGAGGACTCTGATGTTGGTATAACCGTGTAAAGCACGAGTTATAGCCCATCACACGGGGTCAAGCGAGAAGCGTCCTCTTATGGGTTTGATGAGGCTGAGTTGCATGCCGTACAGCCGCTGAGACAGGATGCAGGCCCCCCGTCGGAAGACATGAACTTTGGAGAAGATCTGATGACTGATTTGTGGCACAGCAGTGGATAGTGCTGCGGCGAAGCGGCGCCATCCTTCCACGCCATGAAGTTGGAATCCTGCGCCAAGCAAGCACGGCACTTTGATGCGGATCCATCAAAGCTTGGTTGAGTGCCAACTATTGGCATCTCCGGCTCCTACGTCCTGCGCTCCTTCCTCCGCCGAAAGTATGGACGTATTGTGATCGACCTTCAACCTGAGGAAACGACATGACTTTTGTGCGCGCCCTCTATTACCATCTTCTGACGAGCCCGTCAAGCAAAACCCAAGGTCTGTCTTGGTGTCATTGTCCATCAGGTAGCGATGTGTGCGTTTCATGTCTTTCATCGAAGTCTACAAGGCGATGAGCCTCTACATCGTTACTAGTCTTTTGGTCATGAGTACCTCTACAGTATGCGCCGATCGGGAGGCTACTCCTCGCCTCCATCACCGCCTCCTGGAGGCCCTGACTTGCCCATTTGCCGCGCCTTGAGCATCTCATCGCACAGCAACAAATTCGATGCAATACCTGTCGAGCTTGCAATGGCGTTCCTGAGTACTCTGAAGCTGTCGTACACACCCTGCTGCACTGGATCCATTGGCTCGCCGGTGGTCAGATCGAGTCCAGCAACGTTTCCATCTGCGTGCTCGTCCTGTAGTGTTGCCAAGCAGTCCTGGATGTCGTGACCGCTGTTCGCTGCTAACGTCTTGGGTACGATCAGAAGCGCATCTGCGAATGCTGACACACCCCActtcgccttgcccttcacTTGCTTGCGGAAGTCGTCTGAGTTTAGCTGTCGCGCAGCAGCAACCTGGAAAGCACCTCCTCCTGGCACGACACTCTTGTCCACGATCATGTTGTAGACTGATCTGAGACCGTCTCTTACTGCGTCCTTGATCTGTGTGATGGTGTGTGCGTTTGGTCCCTTGATCAGGATTGTGACCGACTTTGGCTCCTTGACCTCCTCGATGAATGTGTACTTCTCCTCACCAAGCTGGTGCTCGTAGACGTGGCCTGCCCAGCCAAGCACATCTGGTGTCAAGTCGTCCACGCTGTTTTGTGCTGTACCACCGCAGATGAGTTGTAACCTCTCCATGTTCCTCCTCTTCGCTCGTCGCAGTGCAAAGATGCCGTTCTTGACAAGGACATCAAGAGACAGTGGGTCGATGCCCTTCTGGTTGATGATAACAAAGCCCTTCTTTGGGTCGTCGCCACAGACCTCCTTCTTCAGCTCGACAATCTTACGGAGCTTGTCGTCGACGAACCTCCGCTCGCTCTCGACCAGCTTTTCTCTCTGCTCGGCGCTGTTGTAGTAGAAACCACTGTTGATCTCGCTCTTCTCGTACTCCAAGCTGACGTTCAATGTCAAGATGTATGCGTCCTTGACGTCCTTGGCCATGTCGGGATGTCTGGCGCCGTGATCTAGTGCAAGGCCACGAATGAGCTGTGTGTCTGCCGCTGTTCGGTGCTGCATCGTCATAATCTCGACCATGTGCAGATCTGGCTTTGCAGGTGCCTGGTAGATGGCAAGCACGGCATCGACGATATCTGGTGTGAGCTGTTCGGCGAGGGTGCTGTTGATCTTGGTGGAGAGCGATGTCCTGGCCACCGAAAGCAGAAGCTCTCTGTCCACCTCTCTCGCCAGTTTGAAGTCGTCCAGGAAGCGCAGTGTCTCGTTCTTTGCGACCTCGTAGCCGTCTGTGATGACTCTGGGGTGGAGACCTTCGCTGATGTATCGATCTGCCTGCTTCAAGAGCTCTCCCACCATAAGCACCACGCTCGTTGTGCCATCTCCGCAAATCTCGTCCTGTGCTGTTGCTGCTCGCGCGATCATGACTGCCGTGGGGTTCTGGATCTGCATCTCCTTCAACAGCACGCTACCGTCCTTTGTGAGCTTGATGCCGCCTGCACCGTCGACCAACATCTTCAATGTGCCAGTGGGTCCCAGGTTGGAGGCCAACACATCTTGCAGACCTTCACCTGCAGAGATGTTGACTTTCAGAGCCTCCCCTCGTCGTCTCGATTCCGCCTTGGGGTTGAGGAGTTGTGCTGCCGACATCTTGACGCTCTATACAGTGTAGTAAGCACGTGAAGATTGTGGTAAGTGAGGGAAGTGTTGGTCGTGTGGGTGTTTCTTGCAGCAGTCGCGTTTGTGTCCCGCGTCGTTCTGATAAAATGTGTCTTGCAGGGTTCACGCGGCCCGAGTTTCCGAAACCTAAAGCTAGTCTACTGTAGACTCTGTAGAGTGACGCCCAAATTTTGATGCCACTTTCAACCTCAACTTCAATAGCCACAACACACATCATGGAGGAGTCAGAAAGGCCCACCAAGCTGCGCAAGCTCAGTCACGACAATGCTGGGCCACAAGGGGTAGAGCAGTCACCGACCCAGCCACAGCATGACGCTATGAGCGGCAATGGCCAGGTCTCCAAAATGGCCGACCAAGAAAAGCCCAGCCAAGCCGGTGAGCAGCGTTCAGAGCCAGTGGCAAAGGACGAAAGTGACGGTGATGACGGCGGTGTGATATTGCCAACACCGAGCATCATGGCTCCCCGTGCAACGGAGATACCGGGCACTTCTACCGACCCACCAATCTCCAAGAACGCATTAAAGAGGCTCAAAAAGAAAGCCGAATGGGAGGCAAAACGAGAGGACCGCAAAGTTCTTCGCAAAGACAAACTCCACAAGAAACGCGAACGCCAAAAGGCTGAGAAGCAACAGAAGATTGCTGAAGGTGTCCCTCCCCCAGTCAAGCAAAAGCGTGAGAAGGCCGATCAACTTCCGGTGACCGTTATCATTGACTGCGATTTCGATGAGCTCATGCATGATGGAGAACGGATCTCGCTTGCTAGTCAGATCACGAGATGCTACTCTGACAATAAGAACTCCACAAAGCGCGCTCACATTACCATTGCCAGCTTCAAAGGTGAGCTTCGCAAGCGGTTCGATACTGTACTGGAGCGCAACTATGACTCCTGGAGAGGCGTGAGGGTGTTTGACGAGAACTTCTTGGAGACCGCTGAGAAAGCGAAGGAATGGATGGCGGCTGAAGACGGTGGAGTGATGACAGGCTCATTCTCGAAGTATGCTAATCTCGATGACGACGCATTGCAAAAGCTCAAGGACGAAGGCGAGGTGGTGTACTTGTCGTCTGAAGCTGACGAGGATTTGATGGAGCTCAAGCCCTTCAGCACGTACATCATCGGCGGGCTTGTGGACAAGAACCGTGAGAAGGGCATTTGCCATAAAAGGGCAACGAAGGCTGGTGTGAGGACTGCGAAGCTGCCGATCGGAGAGTACATGGAGCTGCAGAGCCGAAAGGTGCTGGCTACGAACCATGTGAA includes the following:
- a CDS encoding T-complex protein 1 subunit zeta, encoding MSAAQLLNPKAESRRRGEALKVNISAGEGLQDVLASNLGPTGTLKMLVDGAGGIKLTKDGSVLLKEMQIQNPTAVMIARAATAQDEICGDGTTSVVLMVGELLKQADRYISEGLHPRVITDGYEVAKNETLRFLDDFKLAREVDRELLLSVARTSLSTKINSTLAEQLTPDIVDAVLAIYQAPAKPDLHMVEIMTMQHRTAADTQLIRGLALDHGARHPDMAKDVKDAYILTLNVSLEYEKSEINSGFYYNSAEQREKLVESERRFVDDKLRKIVELKKEVCGDDPKKGFVIINQKGIDPLSLDVLVKNGIFALRRAKRRNMERLQLICGGTAQNSVDDLTPDVLGWAGHVYEHQLGEEKYTFIEEVKEPKSVTILIKGPNAHTITQIKDAVRDGLRSVYNMIVDKSVVPGGGAFQVAAARQLNSDDFRKQVKGKAKWGVSAFADALLIVPKTLAANSGHDIQDCLATLQDEHADGNVAGLDLTTGEPMDPVQQGVYDSFRVLRNAIASSTGIASNLLLCDEMLKARQMGKSGPPGGGDGGEE
- a CDS encoding DNA-directed RNA polymerase II subunit RPB1, with translation MDKALQDARTHTATLKTHLDRLWKIIPPAKHVSEESAAKAQQVFDTPELLEDIISYLNTPGKLKVMGVQRTWRNTILGSTRLQKAIGLLPYDDGIYYSPFSKRFYGGTYSLLNQRNFGWGLGGNNMPGGTYDDSNGNFRWDEDSEYSFWTINHMPVTEDPTKLEINIEWTTSMKLGSRIESMLICDPPVKNISAMTRCAYNCDQVGNSYHPSRARYGLTSSSSVGFTLGELHQVSKEIIAKHPNCRCHGVIFETTVPLLKSDPVLIHRRSLEQRAHEKRILRREKRRLRREEESARDREAQQALVQEEVERYPSHDHEAGYSDDEDLRLGYSNGPESEDDDKGDYEQRTSQERDHEQPSSPASRPQARLEFHRPQTQTISATGPDREALGPRRSAAPPQYSPTSPEYSPTSPGWQTRSPQYSPTSPQYSSASPQYSPTSPQYSLTSPALAPISPRYSATSPRHESSNEEEVEREHSTFRIFTEEELLDM
- a CDS encoding Altered inheritance of mitochondria protein 6, producing the protein MVISKATPTCNLLILIFHTTQRPSTSGPLQDNSDLDTHTTSTTATLAKLTALLMIARIQCAPLEHQTTDAISTCGPQWMPASEISIGNGTDIRPGYDSAVQRFCDAADGHTVMPDEHLSMATEVYLNGGKDASIYGVQGFAYFEILNKDQASPGHEVTAEKCSKYFLALSAEGGKCSGSINHDTKGGTFEVGNEEQSYTALGGEVPPEEPAVNRIFIGTLTPQTPNKGSGPSLDPWPLDSLNDIKPTRCHSHNDYDRSIPLFLAMSAGCISFEADVHLLEGDAIIGHDSPQAGRSLSAQYIHPLRAILDHNNDDKPGTIMLYPARPGQSVTLVVDFKSSEPELFGVVLEALQPLRDGAYLSTSKSGEFVQKHVTIVLGGSAPFDRIDSDDDNPNRDVFYGAPSDHWDSKYTSLNSFYASQDWTTVEGFDWLGAAMNGGDNPVSKQAKVVHDAGLRLTYCRSM
- a CDS encoding tRNA (guanine(9)-N1)-methyltransferase; translation: MEESERPTKLRKLSHDNAGPQGVEQSPTQPQHDAMSGNGQVSKMADQEKPSQAGEQRSEPVAKDESDGDDGGVILPTPSIMAPRATEIPGTSTDPPISKNALKRLKKKAEWEAKREDRKVLRKDKLHKKRERQKAEKQQKIAEGVPPPVKQKREKADQLPVTVIIDCDFDELMHDGERISLASQITRCYSDNKNSTKRAHITIASFKGELRKRFDTVLERNYDSWRGVRVFDENFLETAEKAKEWMAAEDGGVMTGSFSKYANLDDDALQKLKDEGEVVYLSSEADEDLMELKPFSTYIIGGLVDKNREKGICHKRATKAGVRTAKLPIGEYMELQSRKVLATNHVNEIMVKWLECGDWGEAFMKAIPKRKGGKLRGENDEDDQNGASAEQAEGEHEAVEQTSSAN